Proteins from one Penicillium digitatum chromosome 2, complete sequence genomic window:
- a CDS encoding YptA, with product MNPEYDYLFKLLLIGDSGVGKSCLLLRFADDTYTESYISTIGVDFKIRTIELDGKTVKLQIWDTAGQERFRTITSSYYRGAHGICVVYDVTDMDSFNNVKQWLQEIDRYATEGVNKLLVGNKSDMEDKKVVEYTVAKEFADSLGIPFLETSAKNASNVEQAFLTMARQIKERMGTATVNNKPTVQVGQGQGVQSGSAGGCC from the exons ATGAATCCTGA ATACGATTACCTTTTCAAGCTGCTCCTCATCGGTGACTCTGGTGTTGGAAAGTCTTGCTTGCTGCTTCGATTTGCCGATGATACCTACACTGAAAGTTACATCTCGACTATCGGAGTTGACTTC AAAATCCGCACAATCGAGCTCGATGGCAAAACCGTGAAACTTCAGATC TGGGATACCGCCGGCCAGGAGCGATTCCGTACCATTACATCTTCTTATTACCGAGGCGCTCATGGAATTTGCGTGGTTTACGATGTCACCGATATGGATTCCTTTAACAACGTAAAGCAGTGGCTCCAGGAGATTGACCGATACGCTACTGAGGGTGTTAACAAGCTTCTCGTTGGAAACAAGAGCGATATGGAGGACAAGAAGGTGGTGGAGTACACCGTTGCCAAG GAGTTCGCTGATAGTCTCGGAATTCCTTTCCTCGAAACTTCGGCCAAGAACGCGTCGAATGTTGAGCAGGCTTTCTTGACAATGGCACGACAGATCAAGGAACGCATGGGAACGGCCACTGTCAACAACAAGCCAACTGTGCAGGTTGGTCAGGGCCAGGGTGTCCAGTCCGGATCTGCAGGTGGTTGCTGCTAA
- a CDS encoding Zinc finger, C2H2-type, whose protein sequence is MADSDEEYVGEVTEDEDDLQVTRGDISRAKRKQRGGAEWELSRTWETLVEGADGTINSTVEGLLEAGKRKRLLKDTTPLQRGIIRHLILILDLSQSMSEKDLRPTRYLLALRYAQEFVREFFEQNPISQLGVLGLRDGLALRVSDMSGNPTGHLTAIQALKMQDPKGLPSLQNGLEMARGALFHTPSHGTREVLFIYGSLLSSDPGDIHQTIDALISDKIRVGIVGLAAQVAICRELCTKTNGGDETAYGVALNEQHFRELMMDVTTPPAAYSQKESTSSLLMMGFPSRTVESSPSLCACHSKPSRGGYLCSRCNSKVCSLPAECPSCGLTLILSTHLARSYHHLFPLINWIEVPWRRASRSSACFACGLSFPPVPLEDHWQMAEIQTKGMSVSSRYECTACHNHFCIDCDLFAHEIVHNCPGCQSKSLPLHSGAANPTSGGMDITV, encoded by the exons ATGGCCGACTCCGACGAGGAATATGTGGGTGAGGTAacagaagatgaagatgatttaCAGGTGACTCGGGGCGATATTTCGCGAGCCAAAAGAAAGCAGCGCGGAGGCGCAGAATGGGAGCTATCCAGAACCTGGGAGACACTGGTGGAGGGCGCAGATGGTACCATCAACTCGACTGTCGAAGGTCTGTTGGAGGCTGGGAAACGAAAAAG GCTCCTGAAAGATACAACACCACTCCAGCGCGGTATTATTCGACATCTCATCCTAATTCTGGATCTTTCGCAATCCATGTCCGAGAAGGACTTGCGACCTACAAGATACTTGTTGGCTCTCCGATATGCCCAGGAATTTGTGAGAGAATTTTTTGAACAAAATCCCATCTCCCAGCTTGGTGTCCTCGGACTGAGAGATGGTCTCGCGCTCCGAGTCAGTGACATGAGTGGCAATCCAACAGGACACCTCACAGCCATTCAAGCGCTCAAAATGCAAGATCCGAAAGGTTTGCCCAGTCTTCAGAATGGATTGGAGATGGCACGTGGTGCTCTTTT CCACACGCCTAGTCATGGCACTCGAGAAGTGCTTTTTATATATGGTTCCCTCCTTTCCTCCGATCCTGGAGACATCCACCAAACGATAGATGCCTTGATTAGCGATAAAATCCGGGTTGGCATTGTGGGGCTCGCAGCCCAGGTTGCTATTTGCCGGGAACTTTGTACAAAAACCAATGGTGGTGATGAAACAGCATATGGGGTAGCACTGAATGAGCAGCACTTTCGGGAGCTGATGATGGACGTGACCACACCCCCGGCTGCCTACTCACAGAAAGAATCTACAAGCTCGTTGCTGATGATGGGATTTCCTTCTCGTACAGTGGAGTCCAGTCCCTCGCTCTGCGCATGCCATTCAAAGCCCTCACGAGGAGGTTATCTTTGCTCACGATGCAATAGCAAAGTGTGTAGTCTTCCTGCTGAATGCCCATCTTGCGGGCTCACATTGATTCTTTCAACTCATCTGGCACGATCGTATCATCACCTATTTCCATTGATCAACTGGATTGAGGTGCCGTGGCGTCGAGCCTCGCGAAGCTCCGCTTGCTTTGCCTGtggtctttcttttccccctGTGCCTTTGGAAGATCACTGGCAAATGGCAGAGATCCAGACCAAGGGAATGAGTGTGAGCAGTCGCTACGAGTGTACCGCATGTCATAACCACTTTTGTATCGACTGCGATCTCTTTGCCCATGAGATTGTGCACAACTGCCCCGGCTGTCAAAGTAAAAGTCTACCCCTGCACTCTGGGGCAGCCAATCCAACGTCAGGTGGAATGGATATCACAGTCTAG
- a CDS encoding Peroxisomal membrane protein Pmp47, putative encodes MSQPGADQSKAESAAVQQSDNIAHALAGAGGGVMSMVLTYPLITLSTRAQVESKRAHSTTLDAVRRIVQREGISGLYSGLESALFGISVTNFVYYYWYEFTRSAFEKAATQGGRASKNLTAVESMIAGAIAGSATVLITNPIWVINTRMTARKSEAEETLPGAKITKASTISTLMDLLRQEGPKALFAGVLPALILVINPILQYTIFEQLKNMVKRRRRVTPKDAFYLGALGKIMATSLTYPYITIKSRAHVASRDGPKESLNGSLKRIIQEEGWKGLYKGIGPKITQSAITAAFLFAFKDVLYDMMVSARRKGRITK; translated from the exons ATGTCTCAACCCGGAGCCGACCAGAGCAAAGCAGAATCTGCTGCTGTTCAGCAGAGTGATAACATCGCGCACGCGCTGGCGGGTGCGGGAGGGGGGGTTATGTCGATGGTCTTGAC ATACCCTCTGATCACTTTGTCGACAAGAGCCCAAGTTGAGTCGAAGCGTGCGCACTCAACCACCCTTGACGCCGTACGTCGCATTGTACAGAGAGAAGGTATTTCGGGACTATACTCTGGCCTGGAATCAGCGTTGTTTGGAATCAGCGTCACAAATTTTGTGTATTACTATTGGTACGAATTTACGCGTTCGGCCTTTGAGAAGGCCGCCACCCAGGGAGGTCGAGCCTCGAAAAACCTCACGGCGGTGGAGTCTATGATTGCGGGCGCCATTGCAGGGAGCGCCACGGTGCTGATCACTAACCCGATCTGGGTCATCAACACTCGCATGACTGCCCGCAAGTCTGAGGCGGAGGAAACATTGCCTGGTGCTAAGATAACAAAAGCATCCACCATCAGCACCCTGATGGACCTGCTCCGGCAGGAGGGCCCCAAGGCCCTATTTGCCGGTGTTCTCCCGGCATTGATTCTAGTGATCAACCCAATTCTGCAATACACCATTTTCGAGCAATTGAAAAACATGGTAAAGCGCCGCCGGCGTGTGACGCCGAAAGATGCGTTTTACTTGGGCGCACTAGGCAAAATTATGGCCACCAGCCTTACATATCCATATATCACTATCAAGAGCCGAGCTCATGTGGCCAGCAGGGATGGCCCCAAAGAGAGCCTGAACGGTAGCCTGAAGAGGATTATCCAGGAAGAAGGCTGGAAGGGACTCTACAAGG GTATTGGGCCGAAGATTACCCAAAGCGCCATCACTGCTGcatttctttttgctttcaaGGATGTGCTGTATGATATGATGGTGTCTGCCCGTAGAAAGGGGCGCATCACCAAATAG
- a CDS encoding Aminopeptidase, putative, whose product MWGRRSIRAGVAVQVLRPVTLRPAPPLLSRTQHKLSLSHSPRLRPRLPTPAATLDLSFPLIRHCSAEVRMMASQERETLPDVAKPINYHVSLFDLQFGGSWEYKGALQIDLKVTRATREIVLNSKEIEVQNAEILGKDGSQLAKASGITYDKQSERVSLAFSQEIAPANVVLSINFTGIMNNAMAGFYRSKYKPIGEPSPDTPKEGDFHYMLSTQFESCDARRAFPCFDEPNLKSTFDFEIEVPKGQTALSNMPVQSERDGNKPGLKFVTFEKTPVMSTYLLAWAVGDFEYVEAMTERKYQGKSIPVRVYTTRGLQDQARFALECAHRTVDYFSEVFEIEYPLPKADLLAVHEFAMGAMENWGLVTYRTTAVLFDEGKSDNRYKNRIAYVVAHELAHQWFGNLVTMDWWNELWLNEGFATWVGWLAVDHFYPEWNVWSQFVAEGVQQAFHLDSLRASHPIEVPVRNALEVDQIFDHISYLKGSSVIRMLSVHLGRETFLRGVADYLKSHAYGNATTNDLWSALSKASGQDVHSFMDPWIRKIGFPVVTVTEEPGQVTVSQNRFLSTGDAKPEENETKWWIPLGIKSGPKLATVDTRALTSKSDTVGGIGEDSFYKINKDLSGFYRTNYPPMHLAKLGQSLNLLSTEDKIGLLGDAAALAVSGEGTTPALLNLLEGFKEEQNYLVWSQVSASLANLRSVFSQNEKVAEGLKQFTLKLVSPAAERIGWEFKSDEDYLIVQLRKLLIAMACNAGHEGFVTEAKRRFDLWATEKDASAIHTNLRSVIFSVNVSEGGRKEYDAVKNEYIRTDSVDGKEICLSALGRTKDAALVEDYLNFVFSDKVAIQDIHSGAVSLAGNSKVRHLLWQYIKDNWTAVETRLSFNNVVFERFVRMGLSKFADHQISDDIASFFKDKETGAYDRALVIVSDNIRTNATYKEREEALVLEWLQAHGYA is encoded by the exons ATGTGGGGAAGAAGATCCATTCGTGCTGGCGTAGCAGTTCAAGTCCTCCGTCCAGTCACTCTCCGCCCTGcccctcctcttctttctcGCACACAACACAAACTTTCTCTTTCGCATTCTCCTCGACTAAGACCTCGACTGCCTACACCCGCCGCTACTTTAGATCTGAGTTTTCCTCTCATTAGGCATTGTTCCGCCGAAGTCCGCATGATGGCATCTCAAGAGCGAGAGACACTTCCTGACGT GGCTAAGCCTATCAACTATCACGTCTCTCTTTTCGACTTGCAGTTCGGTGGTTCGTGGGAATACAAGGGCGCGTTGCAGATCGACCTCAAAGTCACACGTGCTACCAGGGAGATTGTTCTGAACTCGAAGGAGATCGAAGTACAAAATGCCGAGATTCTGGGCAAAGATG GGAGTCAATTAGCCAAAGCATCCGGAATCACCTACGACAAGCAATCGGAGCGAGTCTCCCTCGCTTTCTCGCAAGAGATTGCGCCGGCAAACGTTGTGCTTTCTATCAATTTTACCGGCATTATGAACAATGCGATGGCCGGTTTCTACCGCTCGAAGTATAAGCCCATTGGAGAACCATCTCCTGACACACCCAAAGAGGGTGACTTTCACTACATGCTAAGCACTCAATTTGAGTCCTGTGACGCACGCAGGGCTTTCCCGTGTTTCGATGAGCCAAACTTGAAATCCACCTTCGATTTCGAGATTGAAGTTCCCAAGGGACAGACTGCATTGAGTAACATGCCCGTTCAATCTGAAAGAGATGGAAACAAGCCCGGTCTGAAGTTTGTCACGTTCGAGAAGACACCGGTGATGAGCACCTATCTCCTGGCCTGGGCAGTTGGTGACTTCGAATACGTCGAGGCTATGACTGAGCGCAAATATCAGGGCAAGAGTATTCCCGTTCGAGTCTACACCACTCGGGGCCTTCAAGACCAGGCTCGTTTTGCACTGGAATGTGCTCACCGCACGGTTGACTACTTCTCGGAAGTCTTCGAAATTGAATACCCTCTCCCCAAGGCTGATCTCCTAGCTGTTCATGAATTC GCCATGGGTGCCATGGAGAACTGGGGTCTTGTGACCTATCGAACGACCGCCGTTCTCTTCGATGAAGGAAAATCGGACAACCGCTATAAGAACCGCATTGCTTATGTTGTAGCTCACG AGCTGGCTCACCAGTGGTTTGGCAATCTCGTCACCATGGACTGGTGGAATGAGTTGTGGCTGAATGAGGGATTCGCAACCTGGGTCGGCTGGCTTGCCGTTGATCATTTCTATCCTG AGTGGAACGTCTGGTCTCAGTTTGTT GCTGAAGGTGTGCAACAAGCATTTCACCTCGACTCGCTCCGCGCTTCCCACCCCATCGAAGTTCCCGTTCGGAACGCCCTCGAAGTTGACCAAATTTTCGACCATATCAGCTATCTGAAGGGAAGCTCCGTCATTCGCATGCTGAGTGTTCACCTCGGTAGAGAGACTTTCTTGCGCGGAGTTGCAGACTATCTCAAATCTCATGCATATG GAAATGCGACCACAAATGACCTGTGGTCTGCCTTGAGCAAAGCCTCCGGCCAGGACGTGCATTCTTTTATG GATCCCTGGATTCGCAAGATTGGTTTCCCGGTTGTCACCGTGACAGAAGAGCCCGGTCAGGTCACCGTTAGCCAGAATCGATTCTTGTCTACCGGTGATGCGAAGCCAGAGGAGAATGAGACGAAATGGTGGATTCCTCTCGGCATCAAATCCGGACCGAAACTGGCTACTGTTGACACCCGTGCTCTGACTTCGAAATCCGACACCGTTGGAGGAATTGGGGAGGACTCTTTTTACAAGATCAACAAGGACCTGTCTGGGTTCTATCGAACCAACTATCCTCCTATGCATCTGGCAAAGCTGGGCCAGTCGCTTAATCTCCTGAGCACTGAGGACAAGATCGGCTTGCTGGGTGATGCAGCTGCCCTTGCAGTCTCTGGCGAAGGCACTACGCCCGCCTTGTTGAATCTTCTGGAAGGATTCAAGGAAGAACAAAATTATCT TGTTTGGTCCCAAGTCTCTGCGTCCCTGGCGAACCTCCGGTCGGTTTTCTCGCAAAACGAGAAAGTGGCCGAGGGATTGAAGCAGTTTACCCTTAAACTGGTTTCCCCGGCCGCAGAACGTATTGGGTGGGAGTTCAAGTCCGATGAGGACTACCTCATTGTGCAGCTTCGAAAGCTGCTCATTGCAATGGCCTGTAATGCGGGTCATGAAGG ATTTGTCACGGAAGCCAAGCGCCGCTTTGATCTCTGGGCGACCGAAAAAGATGCCAGTGCCATTCATACCAACCTGCGGTCAGTGATTTTCAGCGTCAATGTGTCCGAGGGCGGCCGTAAGGAGTACGATGCCGTTAAGAACGAGTATATCCGAACCGACTCTGTGGATGGCAAAGAAATTTGCCTGTCTGCACTTGGACGCACCAAGGATGCTGCTCTGGTGGAGGACTACTTGAACTTCGTGTTTTCGGACAAGGTGGCCATCCAGGACATCCACAGCGGTGCCGTATCTCTGGCCGGTAATTCGAAGGTCCGGCATTTGCTATGGCAGTACATCAAGGACAACTGGACTGCTGTCGAAACACGATTGTCATTTAACAATGTTGTGTTTGAGCGCTTTGTCCGTATGGGTCTATCAAAGTTTGCCGATCACCAGATCAGTGACGACATTGCATCCTTCTTCAAGGACAAGGAAACCGGGGCCTATGACCGTGCACTCGTGATTGTCTCGGACAACATTCGAACCAATGCAACCTACAAGGAGCGTGAGGAGGCGTTGGTTCTCGAATGGCTGCAGGCACACGGTTACGCGTAA